In the genome of Streptomyces racemochromogenes, one region contains:
- a CDS encoding SGNH/GDSL hydrolase family protein — translation MAATKTTLKTIGSYAAIGDSFTEGVGDPGPGDSYLGWADRLAVLLADQRDEHDFRYANLAVRGKVLDQIVADQVPRAKELAPDLVTFCAGGNDIIRPGSDPDDVAERFEAALADLKASVGLVMITTGFDTRGVPVLKHLRGKIATYNVHVRAIADRYDCPVLDLWSLKTVQDRRAWDHDRLHLSPEGHTRVALRAAQVLGYEVPADPDQPWPPVPPRGSVDVTRDNIQWAREHLVPWIGRRLRGESSGDHVEAKRPDLLPL, via the coding sequence GTGGCAGCGACGAAGACGACACTGAAGACCATCGGCTCGTACGCGGCGATCGGGGACAGCTTCACCGAAGGCGTGGGAGACCCGGGACCCGGGGATTCTTACCTCGGCTGGGCGGACCGCCTCGCCGTACTCCTGGCCGATCAGCGCGACGAGCACGACTTCCGGTACGCGAATCTGGCCGTGCGGGGCAAAGTACTCGACCAGATCGTGGCCGACCAGGTCCCGAGAGCCAAGGAACTCGCCCCCGACCTCGTGACCTTCTGCGCGGGCGGCAACGACATCATCCGCCCCGGCAGCGACCCGGACGACGTCGCGGAACGGTTCGAGGCGGCCCTCGCCGACCTCAAGGCCTCCGTGGGCCTCGTGATGATCACCACCGGCTTCGACACGCGGGGCGTGCCGGTCCTCAAGCACCTGCGCGGCAAGATCGCGACGTACAACGTCCACGTCCGCGCCATCGCCGACCGCTACGACTGCCCCGTGCTCGACCTGTGGTCCCTCAAGACCGTCCAGGACCGCCGGGCCTGGGACCACGACCGGCTCCACCTCTCGCCCGAGGGCCACACCCGCGTCGCGCTGCGCGCCGCACAGGTCCTCGGCTACGAGGTGCCGGCCGACCCGGACCAGCCCTGGCCGCCCGTCCCGCCGCGCGGCTCGGTCGACGTCACCCGCGACAACATCCAGTGGGCGCGCGAGCACCTCGTCCCGTGGATCGGCCGCCGGCTGC